From a single Streptomyces liliifuscus genomic region:
- a CDS encoding ArsR/SmtB family transcription factor, translated as MAERVGHRAAPEHTHPDEVPVLTALAALSDPVRITLVRELAGSPVWTRSCGSFDVPVGKAALSHHFSVLRGAGLVEQRDEGARRVNRLRREEFDARFPGLLALVLRDDRPARPPE; from the coding sequence ATGGCGGAACGCGTCGGTCATCGGGCTGCCCCCGAGCACACCCACCCCGACGAGGTCCCGGTCCTGACCGCCCTCGCCGCCCTCTCCGATCCCGTACGGATCACGCTCGTACGGGAGCTGGCGGGGTCCCCCGTCTGGACGCGCAGCTGCGGAAGCTTCGACGTGCCGGTCGGCAAGGCGGCTCTCAGTCATCACTTCTCGGTGCTGCGCGGCGCCGGACTCGTCGAGCAGCGCGACGAGGGGGCCAGGCGCGTCAACCGCCTCCGCCGCGAGGAGTTCGACGCCCGCTTCCCGGGTCTCCTCGCCCTCGTCCTGCGCGACGACCGACCCGCACGTCCTCCTGAGTGA
- a CDS encoding sensor histidine kinase, whose amino-acid sequence MAGRTRPVAAARLVDVLLVALAALDVWWQLDRDTPVEVVLSVAACAALAVRRRFPLPVFLLSLPAALFSSVVVAPLAALYTLAERSRDRRLLIVCAIASAAASAMPWPLSEYASDDRTWTFVNFVYLLATAAAPVFLGQLVQARRDAAARLVEIEEAREHERRLHAQNVLARERAQLAREMHDVVSHQVSLIAVRAGALQVGAPDPGTREAARTIRELSVTTLDELRHMVTLLRASGGRTTELTPQPTLADLRQLIDTSGIEVTLEGELPPGIGAPVQRAVYRTVQEALTNVRKHAPGATATVQLWHLGDELGVTVTNTPPTRPTLELPGSQQGLIGLGERAENLDGSFEAGPTEDGGYRAGLRLPATTD is encoded by the coding sequence ATGGCCGGGCGTACGCGTCCGGTGGCGGCGGCCCGGCTCGTCGACGTGCTGCTCGTCGCCCTGGCGGCGCTTGACGTGTGGTGGCAGCTCGACCGGGACACCCCGGTCGAGGTGGTCCTCTCGGTCGCCGCCTGCGCGGCCCTCGCGGTGCGGCGGCGCTTTCCGCTGCCCGTCTTCCTGCTGTCGCTGCCCGCCGCGCTGTTCTCGTCGGTCGTGGTGGCACCCCTGGCCGCCCTCTACACGCTGGCCGAACGCAGCCGGGACCGCCGCCTGTTGATCGTCTGCGCCATCGCGTCGGCGGCGGCATCCGCCATGCCGTGGCCGCTGTCGGAGTACGCGTCGGACGACCGCACCTGGACCTTCGTCAACTTCGTCTATCTGCTGGCCACCGCGGCCGCTCCGGTCTTCCTGGGCCAGCTGGTCCAGGCCCGGCGCGACGCCGCGGCCCGGCTGGTCGAGATCGAGGAGGCACGCGAGCACGAGCGGCGGCTGCACGCCCAGAACGTGCTGGCCCGCGAACGGGCCCAGCTGGCCCGGGAGATGCACGACGTCGTCTCCCACCAGGTGAGCCTCATCGCCGTACGGGCCGGGGCGCTGCAGGTCGGCGCGCCGGACCCCGGCACGCGCGAGGCCGCCAGGACGATCCGCGAGCTGAGCGTCACGACACTCGACGAACTGCGGCACATGGTCACGCTGTTGCGGGCCTCGGGCGGCCGTACGACCGAACTGACCCCGCAGCCGACCCTCGCGGACCTGCGGCAGCTGATCGACACGAGCGGTATCGAGGTGACCCTGGAGGGCGAACTGCCGCCCGGTATCGGGGCCCCGGTCCAGCGCGCGGTCTACCGGACCGTGCAGGAGGCCCTCACCAACGTACGCAAACACGCGCCCGGCGCGACGGCGACCGTACAGCTGTGGCACCTGGGCGACGAGCTGGGCGTGACCGTCACGAACACCCCGCCGACCCGTCCCACCCTCGAACTGCCGGGATCGCAACAGGGGTTGATCGGCCTGGGGGAACGGGCCGAGAACCTCGACGGCTCCTTCGAGGCGGGCCCGACGGAGGACGGCGGCTACCGGGCCGGGCTTCGACTGCCGGCGACGACCGACTGA
- a CDS encoding response regulator: MIRVQVVDDEALIRSGFELILNAAEDIEVVATSTGAEAAGTVTRLRPDVVLLDIRMPDVDGLTVLREIRAMPEAPVVAMLTTFDSDEYIVTALRSGAAGFILKDTEPEQLAQLVRTLAAGGVVLSPKASRSMLHGHPGHAAGAGDDPEVRRVGLLSGREREVLVLVAEGLSNADIGARIHLSAGTVKDHVSAILTKLRVGSRVQAALLAQRAGLLGGRGGEAGRRR, translated from the coding sequence GTGATCCGGGTTCAGGTGGTGGACGACGAGGCGCTGATCCGGTCCGGCTTCGAACTGATCCTCAACGCGGCCGAGGACATCGAGGTCGTCGCGACCTCCACCGGCGCGGAGGCGGCCGGCACGGTGACGCGGCTGCGGCCCGACGTCGTGCTGCTGGACATCCGGATGCCCGACGTCGACGGGCTGACCGTGCTGCGGGAGATCCGGGCGATGCCCGAGGCACCGGTCGTGGCGATGCTGACCACCTTCGACTCGGACGAGTACATCGTGACGGCCCTGCGGTCGGGCGCGGCCGGGTTCATCCTCAAGGACACCGAGCCCGAGCAGTTGGCACAGCTCGTGCGGACTCTCGCGGCCGGTGGCGTGGTGCTGTCGCCGAAGGCGTCACGGTCGATGCTGCACGGCCACCCCGGGCACGCGGCGGGGGCCGGGGACGATCCGGAGGTACGCCGGGTCGGCCTGCTCAGCGGCCGTGAGCGCGAGGTGCTCGTGCTGGTCGCGGAGGGGCTGTCCAACGCCGACATCGGTGCGCGGATCCACCTCAGCGCGGGCACGGTCAAGGACCACGTCAGCGCGATCCTCACCAAGCTGCGGGTGGGCAGCCGTGTCCAGGCGGCGCTGCTCGCGCAACGGGCGGGGCTGCTGGGCGGGCGCGGCGGGGAAGCGGGCCGTCGAAGGTGA
- a CDS encoding DUF418 domain-containing protein — MTQNASEPKAPETTAAGPAAAPARGSRPSQAASAGRLVGVDLARGLAVFGMYAAHVGPDPAGGGATGFVMELAHGRASALFAFLAGFSIILMTGRRTPRTGREGRQAVAKVLIRAVVLLALGTWLTSTGTPVEVILAFYGLYFVMVLPFHRLRPATLAALAAGTALLLPQLLYAVQRSIDNGSWAETVTRHDPLARVSDTGGFMELLFNGSYPALTWIPFVLAGMAVARLDLASTVVRARLAVTGAGLAVLGYGGSWLALHLVPGVRGALTESTAGEGGWGGGSGSVMSAWWSDTAGYPTGDTTAWLWVASPHSETTLSVIANTGVALTVLVACVAAVETLPRFRRLAGPVVAVGTMSLTAYVFHIVGIRILGIEELPGSPLYVLLGFIAAVTVLAVVWSRYFRRGPLEYLLGRATGPARYVR, encoded by the coding sequence ATGACGCAGAACGCATCGGAGCCCAAGGCCCCAGAGACCACCGCCGCCGGTCCGGCCGCCGCGCCCGCCCGCGGGAGCCGCCCGTCGCAGGCGGCCTCCGCCGGCCGTCTCGTCGGTGTCGACCTCGCCCGCGGTCTCGCCGTCTTCGGAATGTACGCGGCCCACGTCGGCCCCGACCCGGCGGGCGGCGGTGCCACCGGCTTCGTGATGGAACTGGCCCACGGCCGGGCCTCCGCCCTCTTCGCCTTCCTGGCGGGCTTCTCGATCATCCTGATGACCGGCCGCCGGACGCCCAGGACGGGCCGCGAGGGACGCCAGGCCGTCGCCAAGGTCCTGATCCGGGCGGTCGTCCTGCTCGCCCTCGGCACCTGGCTGACCTCCACCGGCACCCCCGTCGAGGTGATCCTCGCCTTCTACGGCCTCTACTTCGTCATGGTCCTGCCCTTCCACCGCCTGCGCCCCGCCACCCTGGCCGCACTCGCCGCCGGTACGGCCCTGCTGCTGCCCCAACTCCTCTACGCCGTCCAGCGGTCGATCGACAATGGCAGCTGGGCCGAGACCGTCACCCGGCACGACCCGCTCGCCCGCGTCAGCGACACCGGCGGCTTCATGGAGCTGCTGTTCAACGGCAGTTACCCCGCGCTGACCTGGATCCCGTTCGTCCTCGCGGGCATGGCGGTGGCCCGTCTCGACCTCGCGTCCACGGTCGTACGCGCCCGTCTCGCCGTCACCGGCGCCGGCCTCGCCGTGCTCGGGTACGGCGGCTCGTGGCTGGCCCTGCACCTGGTCCCCGGAGTGCGCGGTGCCCTCACCGAGAGCACCGCGGGGGAGGGCGGCTGGGGCGGCGGTTCCGGCTCGGTCATGTCGGCCTGGTGGTCCGACACGGCCGGCTACCCCACCGGCGACACCACCGCCTGGCTGTGGGTGGCCTCCCCGCACAGCGAGACCACCCTCTCCGTGATCGCCAACACCGGAGTCGCCCTCACGGTCCTCGTCGCCTGCGTCGCCGCCGTCGAGACCCTGCCCCGCTTCCGCCGTCTCGCCGGGCCGGTCGTCGCGGTCGGCACGATGTCCCTGACGGCGTACGTCTTCCACATAGTCGGTATCCGGATCCTCGGCATCGAGGAACTGCCCGGCTCCCCGCTGTACGTCCTGCTCGGCTTCATCGCCGCCGTCACCGTCCTGGCCGTCGTCTGGTCCCGCTACTTCCGCCGCGGACCGCTGGAGTACCTGCTGGGCCGGGCCACCGGGCCGGCCCGCTATGTGAGGTAG
- a CDS encoding DMT family transporter, producing MATDSSSERKGTVQLTAAMVLSGTLGIFVVESGASPLNVVFFRVLFGALALGAYALARGYFRDHGLTPRKLGLAALGGLFIVFNWVLLFQSYENTSISVATVVYHTQPFYVVLLGALLFRERLTAAKAGWIALAFGGLILVSGVTPSDFTGGDGTYVLGVGQALLAALLYGLSTLVTKRITGVRPHLIALVQVVVGIPLLLPFADFGAMSGTGADWGWLVGLGVVHTGLMYVLMYAAYAQLPTAKIAVLAFTYPAVAMVADWAVYGHHIGLVQALGVPLIVAASLKVTLARQPASAPAPRTAARAPEAASRTATPAEC from the coding sequence ATGGCTACAGACAGCTCGTCCGAGCGCAAGGGCACCGTTCAGCTGACCGCGGCGATGGTTCTCTCCGGAACCCTCGGCATCTTCGTCGTCGAGTCGGGCGCCTCGCCCCTCAACGTCGTGTTCTTCCGCGTGCTCTTCGGAGCCCTGGCACTCGGCGCGTACGCCCTCGCCCGCGGCTACTTCCGCGACCACGGGCTCACCCCGCGCAAACTCGGACTCGCCGCACTGGGCGGCCTGTTCATCGTCTTCAACTGGGTCCTCCTCTTCCAGTCGTACGAGAACACGTCGATCTCGGTCGCGACCGTCGTCTACCACACGCAGCCGTTCTACGTGGTGCTGCTCGGCGCCCTCCTCTTCCGCGAACGCCTCACCGCCGCGAAGGCCGGCTGGATCGCGCTCGCCTTCGGGGGCCTGATCCTGGTCTCGGGCGTCACGCCCTCGGACTTCACCGGCGGCGACGGCACGTACGTCCTCGGCGTCGGCCAGGCCCTCCTCGCCGCGCTCCTCTACGGCCTGTCCACCCTGGTGACCAAGCGCATCACGGGCGTACGCCCGCACCTCATCGCCCTCGTCCAGGTCGTCGTCGGGATCCCGCTGCTCCTGCCGTTCGCCGACTTCGGCGCGATGAGCGGCACGGGTGCCGACTGGGGCTGGCTGGTCGGCCTCGGGGTCGTCCACACGGGCCTGATGTACGTCCTGATGTACGCCGCCTACGCGCAGCTGCCGACCGCCAAGATCGCCGTGCTCGCCTTCACCTACCCGGCGGTGGCGATGGTCGCGGACTGGGCGGTCTACGGGCACCACATCGGGCTCGTCCAGGCGCTGGGCGTCCCGCTGATCGTGGCGGCGAGCCTCAAGGTCACCCTTGCTCGGCAACCAGCTTCCGCGCCTGCTCCACGAACAGCCGCGCGTGCGCCGGAAGCCGCTTCCCGGACCGCCACGCCAGCTGAGTGCTGA